The region CAATATTGCTTTCTTGGCGCGCCGGAGCAGCTCTTACAAGATCAGAAGCTAGCTCTAGAGACAGCAGCGAGGACCTACCTGCAAAGGCTCTCGGTCATTTGGTCTAGCCCCCTCTCCGACATGAATAGAGTTACAGCGTCGAACCAGCTAGCTCTGCAGGTGCTGACATATCTCATGTGGTCCCAGCATTGGAATCTTACAGACCTGCGTAACATCGATAGGGAAGCCCGCAAAGTCATCagtgagaatggtggaaaacacCCATTGGGTTCTACAGCGCTACTTTACCTGCCTAGACATCAAGGTGGGCGTGGTCTCCGATCAGTCGAAACAGAGTACAAGCATACTAAGATCAAGTCTGCTATCAAGctgtaccaaaacaaagaccccaccatgagcttggtaagagcattcgaagagagggctgctgataaaggtaaccagtcgttgataaaggaagcaagtacctttgcagaggaaatgggaatctcacttgaattgtctcacccaaacccaaggtgtctaaaagaagatggaaccgaggtccctaacatcaagaatcatctgaagcaaagttctagacagcagcttgaagataagatccgtggagagaagtggcaaggaaaatatttgaccaacAGGTGGAATGATGACGATCTGAACGTGCAGGGATGCTTTGGCTGGCTTAAGGAGTGGCCTAGTGCCCCAACCCATACCATCGCAGGGATGATGGAATTGTATGAGCAAATGCTGCCGACAAGGGCCTATACAACATATAAGACTCGCACTAACCGATCTGACGATACTCTTTGTAGGTTGTGCGGAAAGGCCGTCGAAAGCCTAGAGCACGTCCTGGCAGGGTGCTTGGCACTAGCACAAAGTAAGTACCTGGCCCGACATAACGCCGCACTCAAAGTattattctttgagatgctacgagatctgcagttgtgtgaaggcgtgccaccgtggtactcccctgttgctccgaagcccctctacgaatctccggatgcacaagcattctgggatattccaatgttcgctgagcacaatcacgttaggtcaaaccgagtggatgtgagggtgattgatcataagcagaagaaaatctacgctatcgagatgagctgcccgtggatcgataacaggaagaagaaggaggtggaGAAGACTACCAAGTAAGCCCCCCttcggtgggaattgaaacagcaatttccaacctacaccgttaagcagttcaacatcattatcgatgtgttgggaggatggtcccaagaagtagatctagcaatgagggaactattcggctcccgaggaggagacgtcctactccgtatgcagaaggcggtcatctctcactctctaaacattgcgcgcacttttaaagtgctaacttgaagagacggacaataagcgataagagtcactaactgtatatagatatgtatatagttattttaggttttatatattatattttaggttttatattttatatattttattgttattttaggttttggttattttaggtttttgttctcccgTTCAATGCCCCTGGGTTACGTTTGTCGCCCCaggtttggcttgctttttgtatggcatccataagtatatactgtcataataataataataatcaataataatatcatCCTAGTGGAAGGAACTGTATGTAATACCGGACAGATCAACGACAGGAACGATTATAAGAAGAGAAAGTATCTGGATTTAAGACTGGGTCTCCGAAACCTCTGTCCCGACTACGAGATCAAGCAAACCAATATAGTGTTTAACTTCCTGGGAGATTTCAACACCACCCTAAAGAAAGAACTCTCTGATCTAGCCCACAAGAAAGATGTTACTAAAGTGCTAACCAACTGTCAGAAGAAGTGGATTAcatcacagaactgtgaaatcaccaaaaaattctacagtttaagacaatgaaacacacatttttttatacgctacgacaacgccaccaaacagtaatatcattggttaaaagagcataaataatcgtgctgcacgtgcagcacgcattttagctcatatttttgcggtcctctgcataacgacgacgtgaaatcatcaaatttgaggtttgacgacaacgtaagcatgcaacagagaatctttcattctctgttttcactctgaaaccgctcgtaacaatttatttttaggatacttcgcccatattgtaggacgtgaacgagactgaataatcccgaaagacttacgatagagccaagttatattttgaggtgacgttttcgtcgaccgtcgtcgtcgtagatcttaaagtccctatttatCGGTTTTGCCGGACGGACGGAAGTGCACTTCAGTTTGTAGATGGCGACTTGTACGAAAACCTGGCATTGGAATTGTGGCAGTTCTTTGTGTTCCAATAACTACAGAACTAAAGGAATAACGTACTACACTTTGCCCAGTTATCCTTAAAGGTGTTGAAgaaatgccagaacaagtttgattgtctcgTTATCGAGAtgttaagccccatttacacgagcaatttttccttgagaagtttgccttgacaaggaaaaattgctcgtgtagatggggaatagtggacaaattttccttgacaaggaaaaattgtcaagtcagaaatttgctcgtgtagacggacaacaaggaaaatgtgacaaggatattATTGATTTGcagcacttgtcaaggaaaacttgtcatatttttcatttacactaccaaggaaaacttgtcaaggaaaacttgctagtgtgtacagacggcaagttttccttgacaagtggacttgtcaaggaaaaattgctcgtgtaaatggggctttactCATTAAACAATAACAATcgtgtttaaatgtacaatcagactcaattcgcgcTAAGGTCGTCTTTGtctaaattatgcaaattaatgactctgAACTGTTACTCTTGAAATCACATATATattttagtttcccttgacaatggggccaagatgtcgccgaaacgtcggactctTTTAtcgttaacaacagctagattcactcaaaaactatgtccccattaaccctttccctcccaAGAgtgcacttatagattttactcgtcactgAGGACGCCCACaagagtgaaagggttaaggttCCAGAGTAGGCCATGTCGACTTTAGAAGGAACAACACATTGCCAGCGTTGACAAACTTTAAGCCTTAACTGTCagttctgatgatgtatgttgaaGCATACAAAATATAATTTCAAAGGATGCGTTTGCATGTATCTCATAATTGTCACCGCTGCTTGTGTGTTGTTTCTAACAATAACataactttgttatattttcAGGCTTGTCGTTTTGAATTCACGAGCTTTGCTTATTGGAGCTAATAAGGGAGACGGTCAATCGAACTTCCAAATCAATATCAGTCATTACATTGTAAATGATGGCATGAAGGGGCAGAAGCTAGAGTACACGGAAAATAGCCTAGGAGCAAAGTAGGAaaccaagaaactcaacccaaatatgatgtcgagtctgggaatcgaacccgggagATATCGGTGGAAGAAGGGTGGccccaccactgcgccaacccaaGTTGTGCGCTTTGACGTTGGCTATGGTCCTAGCTAAAACACTCGACTTAATTCTTTAGTGAACGAGAAAACCTATAGGAACAGCAGTCGACAAAATGGTTAGAATTAAAACGAAATGCATTTTGCTTACTCGCAGAAAATTTGGTATGCTGGAAATAAAACTGATGATGAAGTATTTAAAGCCATTACATGATTTTTAACTTTGATAGGTAGAGGTACTAACAGTGCTAAGGTCTGCCGACTCTACCGGGTGGGACGTCACCTACAAAAGAATTGACGATAACAGCACTGGTGTTGAACAAACAGTGCAAGCCACTTTTGTCATTCTTGGTGCCGGTGCTATAGGTTCTACACAAGTACTTTTGCGCTCCAAGGAAGGTGGGCTCAATGTATCCAATCAGCTCGGAAAGCGGTTTTCCACCAATGGCGATGTGATAGCGTCGAGTTTCTGTGGCGATAATGTCGTAAACGCTATCGGCATTCCTTTTGAGACTGCCCCAGGGGTCGATCATCCACCGGGTCCAACAATTACCACCGCAGCAGATTTTCGTCGCTTCACCCCAGGCAGGTTTGACAAGCACCATGTTGTCGAAGATTTTGGAATCCCCGTTGGCTTGGCTTCTCCTTACATCATTGGTTTGGCTGTAAAGGCACTGTTCTCTGGCGATGATAAGTATCCTGATCTTGACGATatcgacaagttttacaaggtACTACATTTAGGGGCACTTTTCTTCtttattgattgatttgttGTTGTATTAATGAATGTATGGAttgtgcaataataataataataataataataataataataataataataacaacaacaaccataATAATTGATGGGGATGTTGTATGCAAATGAGGTCACGTGACTTGTTACGgccacaaaattaaaaaaaaaaacggcaacAGTTTATGCTACAATTTATTTCACTTCGCTACTATTAGAttagtcaaaatggtaaaagaaaacgaactgtTCTTGGCCTTTGTGAAATATGTCTTTACTTCTGGATATAAACGGCATTTTGTACTAGTGCCCAGTCCCCTATGGAAAAGGATTTCTTTTCTGGGACATTTACCTTGAAATGTCCAAGCACAGAAATAATGTACCCAATAGCGTTAACATCATCAAGGTAAATCCAGCTGATAAAATGTCGATAAAAAGTGTTGCCGTTTAGCTGAGATTTCTatgctaaaaataactttgacatgTCACATGATaatattaaacacttaatgactggtcccgagggaaacagttcattttgtttcccgagaatctcaatgtttccccgaggcgcagccgagggaaacattgagattcgagggaaacaaaatgaactgtttcccgaggaacaagtcattaagtgatttgttatattgcaaaacaaatgggtcaaacattttcaaaaagcgctcagattccagcgacaacatcaggccaccttcaactgcacgctctgatcacgtgcaacagcggtcaacatttcgcgggtaacagtgaactgtttcccgTTTGACGTCATGGTTTTcgcaatgttgcccgctcatggcatttggcgggaaacagtttcattgttagatgtcatgtgaccataaactagccaatgaatgggcgcgctgtagcgggaaaaacgccagctatataacaaatcaacTTATAGCAGTTAAGGTTGGACATCTTATTGCTGCTAACAATGTCCCAAAGTTATTTCGTGTTATATACAACCGATCGAGAGTTAGACCACCCCCtcacttattttcataaaatagaTATGGGCCCAGGCCTTAATTCACCAGCGGGGTTGTACTTGTAGTTCTTTATGAGACGAACGCAATGTCCTTAATGGTCGATAGTGAATTAAAAAAAGGTCACTGGCGCTAGTTGATTAAGACATTTAAAAGTAATTAGTAAAATTTTATAACGATTACGTTCATGAACGGGTAACCAATGCAGATCTCTTAGCACAGGTGTAATATCAGCTCGTATTTACATGAACCTGTTAGAAGTCGGGCTGCCTAATTCTAGACATACTGGAGTTTTCGGACTTGATCCTGCCTAAGACCTGAGAGTAGTATATTATATTGGTCAATCTTGGATGTTACGAATGCGTTGATCAAAGTTTCATGGTGATGTTTACTGATTTGAGCAATGTTGCGTAGGTGGTAGAAAGCAGACTGACGTAtgctgtttatttgtttgtccaTAAACATGACAGTGTCGAACCAGGCACCGCTGTTCTTTGCTGAGTTTGATGAGTAGATAACATCTGAGCAAACAAGAATAGATTCTAGCGGGGGTTGTGGTCGATGACGGTCGTGCAAAACAAGGAGCTCAGTTTTGTCGTGGTTGAGCATCCGCCTATTGCCTGACATCCAATTACCGGGGATTAACATCATGAATACATGACTCAATGCGCTGTTTGGATGTAGATGGTTCGCCAGCAGCATTCGGGTTGAAAGACACATAAATTTGGCCATCATCAGCATAAAAATGATGGTTCATGTTGTGTTTACTGATGATGTCTGTGAGAGGTGAGGTGTACAAGGGAGTACAGGATGGGATCGAGCACTGAGCCCTGAGGAAACACCACAAATGAGATTCCGGCTCAGCGATGAGCGCTCAGTTCCGATCTTTACGAACATGGTCCTCCCGGATAGATAAGACTGTATCCAACTTAAGGCTTTCCCAGTAATTCCAAAACGATGTTTTCGCCTAGTAATGAGAATGTCATGGTCTACCGTGTCAAACACCGCTGAGAGGTCTAGTAACACCAATATAACATACTCTACGTTGGCAATGGCACGTAGAATGTCATTGTGTATTCGCGTAAGCACCGTTTCAGTGCCATGGCCTTTCTTACATGCTGATTGAAAAATCTCATGTAGACTTGTATCCTCAAGATGGTGATTGAGACGCACAGCTACAGCCTTCTCAGTGTCTTTGGAAATGAAGCTATAAGGTtccaatagacctctttagcttgtacattttgttttcccatttcagaccacgtgatgttactctagggaaaacgtcctttcaaatgtcgtcctatgcacgtgaatatgtacgcataacttatgaaaaaacaaaaggaaaattcccttgagaacatcacgtggtctgaaatgggaaaacaaaacgtacaagctaaagaggtctattggttgattgattgacggATTTACTAAATCtgacaattaacaattagacccgtagcccgcaagggctacgggtcaatagaccatgaggcgaagccgaatgggatattgacccgtggcccttgagggcgaagggtctaattgttttagtatcacccaactagtcggacagaaaaggcaataatatagttagcaaatgcaagttgaagaaacatTTATatggaaataaaacgaaagaaaacttcacgcttttcgctactcgaggactattactaatagtcatctagtagcgtagccaatcaaaatgcaggattggcattagtccactagttgggtgatactaatcaaTGATAGTTGTTTTCGAATgagtttaaaaagaaattaaaacattgtaattggtacacaaagtgactggcttaaaaatctcgcgccactCTTTTCTACCAATGAAAAGCAAATGCATACCAATGTTGCCATGCACgtgcacttttcctgcaatttgaggAACCAGATACCAATTGGGTTTTGGAGCTGCGTATGCATGTAAGCTGTTCATCCTGAATGATTTGGAGCTCCTGAGCTCTCTGGAGATATTTAAAGgatattttaatatattttattttttaataagcTCTCTTTCTATTTCTTTATGATTTATTGTTCTTGAATGAAGTTGGTTTTATGGACTGGTTGATTGGTTGATATCTCTCATTGCACAGGCGGTAAAGTCCGATGCAGGCGACAAATCTCTGACTTTCCTTGGTATAAGTCATGATGATGCAAGAGGCGTCGTTTCTTTTAACAACAACATTTTTGATATCACTTGGGAAAAAGTGGGATGCGAAAGCAATTTCTTCGAAGTAAACGGAAGGATAAAAAACATGACTGAGGGTCTGGGAGGCACATTTCTACCGTATCCAAAGTGGGCCAAGCCTCAGATGCGAAGTGTTCTCACAGCACATCCTCTTGGTGGATGTTCAATGGGAGAGTCAGGAAAAACAGCTGTGGTGAATCACGCTGGACAAGTTTTTGATGGTATGTGATCGCATGAAGTGTTCAAAAGGTACGCCGCGGCTGTCTACTTCAAGTCCTTCGTAATTCAAAGTTTAAAAGGACTCAATTAACTGTAAGAACGGGAAAAGATCCGGCTTTCTACCAGAAGATTCGCTCTATTATTTTGGTCACTTTATTTTGGGAAGAATTGCATTACGATGTTTTTGATTTAGCTGAACTTGTCCTTGAGCAGAAATTGAGTTGATGAGTTAAGAAGTCGTTGATTTTGTGAAGCATCGATGAGAATAAAATGCGATGCGTTCGTTCCAgggtgcttttttactattataTTTGTAATATACTTGCAACGAATTAAGAATATAGCCAAGCGGGCCAGTTTCAAAGGAAACCGCGGAGGAAGGTTGGTAGGATTGTCAAGCTCGGAAATTTGGTAGAAACAAATGAGTGAGTAATTTGAACACAATAGCAAGATTACAATACTTGCCTTATAACACAGTCTATGAGATCAAGTTCATACAACCAAGGACACCTACCAATTAACCAAAAAGCGACGGAGAAAACTTTACCACTTATCCGACTGTCACTCCATTCCTCCTTTGAAAGGATTCGTTCGAAAACTTGACAGAATTGCACCTTACGGAAAAATATACCTTCCAGTAAAATTGAAACCTTTATTTTTTCAGGAAATACTGATGACCTCCTGGACGGACTTATGGTTGTTGACGCAGCCATTATCCCTAGACCTGTAGGTGTTAATCCCTTACTGACAATAGGGATGCTGGCGGAGCGCTGTATTCGGCTTCTTGCCGAAAGGCAGGGTTGGACCATCGACTACGACACCTTCACTCCATTAGGTAAGGCAAACAAATTAAGTTTGAGTTTTGGTCCCCCAGATGTGAATTAGTCGGTTCGGAGTTTCAAAAATCACATGCGCGCGCGTCTGGATAAAAGCAAGCATGAATTAAAGATACAAGAAAATTTGAATGCAAATTCGTCGACTTTTTTCTCTGAGCtaggcttttatagattgtgctagcataatttttggcataatttgagggaactagcataatttttgctgatttttaaaAAGCAGCACTGCTAGCATAATCGGTATATATTGATAAGCCTGAGGCCTGAGACCATTTTTATTCAATGTTTTAGCCGCATTCGCAGTTTGGTAACAGAGAGACAGCCTCTCTATGGCTAGAAGGCTAGCAGTCTGGCACGAGCTGACAGGACCGGAAGTTGCCAGATAGTGTTGGTCACAGTacctcttcttttttctttttttttttaattacaaacaCTTACATACATTAACTTAGAAAACACAACTATTTACAATGCTTTCTACACTACCTACTTACACTTACTAGAAATTATTTTACACTCatttaggcccgtttcaaacgtcgaacttttcatgtgccaaatctaatgcaaatgagaaaaatctattgtttttgctcatttgcattagattcggcacatgaaaagttcgacgtttgaaacgggccttactCTCAATACCAATGCTGCTTACAGTGCTTTACATTACTACAATGTATTACAATATTACAATGCTGCTACAATACTGGAAATGACCTTAAAACTATTATTTTACAGGAAACTCTCATTTGCAAGTTTGCCAAATGGCGTCAGCCAGGCTGTCCGATAACTTGCAACAAGAGACCATAACAGAACCAGCAAACATAGCCAGACACCGTTGCCTtacacaaagaaagcaaaatacaataggAGAGGAGAATGTGACGCCAAAAAAAAGTATTGCTACATGATCGTGATACCGTTTTTTGGACTCAGTTGTTTCACTAATTttgcaaaaggaataattttaagagcaagtggcataatttggaaaaacgagCATAAATTGAGCataatttgggcaaaaaatgcGCACTGATAGTAGCATAATATGTTACTTTTACTAGCACAATCTATAGAAGCCTATTTCTCTCCCCACGCACCCATGTGTTTTTGCAACTCAAAACTCAGTTTATTAGACGTTGATATTCTAAACTGGACAGAGCCTTTTATCTATGGTCTCTTGTTGAAACTTAGGCAGATTTTTAAGCTGACCCCGTTGGTGAATTTTGTCTTTGATGAGAGCGCGAAGTTAGCTCAGGGTAACGACCTGAAATTTCTGTAGTGGTGGCCGTGTAGTGCAAAAACGTCTTTTCGTGACAAGGAGAGCTAAtagagagcttacgaaacgacgacgccgacagcaacgacgacgctacaaaacaataggtttaatgagcacaaacaatggctctgcacgctctacacgtgcgttttacattctggtacatttctttgccgtcatctcctaaattacggcgtgaaatgaccaaattcaaggttctgtagaggacgttagcacatggcgaggaattttcagttctctctctacgcttccaacccaaaCATACCaatttaattcctcgacagttacaacacatttttaacgcgaaacgacttgaaatagtttcgtagtgatatgaatagcGCGAACtcagttgtatttttaaatgaagtcctcgtagccgtcgtcgtcctcgtttcgtaagctccttAATGTCTTTCGTCTTAGCCACCCCTTAGTATGCCGCATGCCAAGCTATCCAATCAGAATCAAGAGAAGCCATGCTCAGCTTCTGATTGAGTTATCAAAAGTTGTCAAAGATTGGGTGGTCAAAAGAAGAACTGCGTTATAATTTTGACAGTACCACCTCTGACCAGTGACGCATGACATATTGGTATTTGAAAAGCCGGAATCCTTTAAATTACTTTGACTAATTCTCCGCTCTTTTTGCAGTTTACTGAGTCAACTCCAGGTCAGGAAAGGATTGATTGGATTCAGACCTGCAGTGTCATTTGAGAAGAGCTTTACCGATCACAGGACGACCATTGCAACGCATGATTGCAGACTTTTTTTCCGGGGAGACTAGTTTCCAAGCTTAcataactttttttttggtttcttatAACATTTTCCGAGTACAAAACGATATTCGACAAGAGCTAACTGATCTAccactttctttctttttttattttgttagaGCCTAAGCTTTTTTATTCTCAGGCTTTTTTCGTAAGCTCATTGTACTTTTAATTCCATTATTGGAATTTAGAACGTGATAGTTGTGCTATCATTTTCTTCGCCGGGTTGTGTGCGTAATTTGGATAGCTTAGTAAAGTTTTGAAACAATTACCATAGCGCACGACCAAGTCAACTTCGTATATAGTCATAGCTTTTAACTCGGTTAATTAATGTTTGCTTTTTGCTTGTAATCAATCTTCGTTTCGTGAGCAAGGCTTATACGACCACAGCTGTACAAGATGTGGCCTTATTGCTGCTATATCGAAAGTAGCGAGAAGTTAAGCAATCGTATATCAAGCAACCACATTATTGTAAGTCGACAAGGTGTTGCCCGccacttacaaaaaaaaaaaaaagagtttttgaGTGCACGCAAGTATATGTAACGTAATAACCTAGAGCTTGTTTTTCAGTGTGGAATACCAACTTTTAGTAAACGGGGTTTGCCTTGAGGAAGGGTCAATAAAGCTTTCTTCGCCGGGAATTTGGAGTCATTCTTTGTTCGTCGAGGTCTCATTTGTCGTAGTCTCGATATCATTTGTTTTGGACGaggaaggggggtggggaggggggaggaaCTTCAAAAGATTCCAAAGGGTTTTTATAATGTGCCCTGATTTACATATTTTTGCAGAGTTTTTCCCTTCCAACCCCGGCTCTGCTGTGAAAAATGTGATCACAAAAGAAAATGCATGTCTCCCGGATTGATGTGCTCTCAGTTGTTATAAAGACCTTAACCAGAACCCTAACCAAATAGTATTACATTAAGGAGACACTTTGTTATGTATACAAAGTACCGTGAATCTCATTTTAATTAAAGCAGTATTGAACATGTATGGAGCAAAAATCCCCAGAATTGACAGGTTCATCTTTGAAAGGAAATATTTCGATGATTTAAACCCTATTCGTTTAATAGCTGATTAACTTACCTTTCGAT is a window of Montipora capricornis isolate CH-2021 chromosome 13, ASM3666992v2, whole genome shotgun sequence DNA encoding:
- the LOC138030212 gene encoding cholesterol oxidase-like, which gives rise to MTTTTPPTWAVFPILATPNTSIKSRYDVVVVGSGYGGSVAASRCARAGQSVCVLEKGREWRPGDFSEDFKEFTTEVQVTVGGLIDQVGKPNALFDFFFTDDLTVAHGCGLGGTSLINANVAIDMEKAVFKDSEWPKAIRNDRKELFSTDRRHFREMMKPLPYPDDYPHLFKFDRMEESISDLDIEDLAKKQLLTRLDLVVTFEDKIKNHVGVPQPQCTACGNCIGGCNVGSKNTLNMNYLPDAKAHGAELFTEVEVLTVLRSADSTGWDVTYKRIDDNSTGVEQTVQATFVILGAGAIGSTQVLLRSKEGGLNVSNQLGKRFSTNGDVIASSFCGDNVVNAIGIPFETAPGVDHPPGPTITTAADFRRFTPGRFDKHHVVEDFGIPVGLASPYIIGLAVKALFSGDDKYPDLDDIDKFYKAVKSDAGDKSLTFLGISHDDARGVVSFNNNIFDITWEKVGCESNFFEVNGRIKNMTEGLGGTFLPYPKWAKPQMRSVLTAHPLGGCSMGESGKTAVVNHAGQVFDGNTDDLLDGLMVVDAAIIPRPVGVNPLLTIGMLAERCIRLLAERQGWTIDYDTFTPLVY